From the Halalkalicoccus sp. CGA53 genome, one window contains:
- a CDS encoding GYD domain-containing protein — protein sequence MAEYLVQVNLDQHVQNAQELAGLWGDLREKLEEFEVEVVRSYAVLGDVDFVLIIDAPDRDAAAQAAITIGSYGFTTETNELIPVEEFAGLVGDF from the coding sequence ATGGCAGAGTACCTCGTGCAGGTGAACCTCGATCAGCACGTCCAGAACGCCCAGGAACTCGCGGGGCTCTGGGGCGACCTCCGCGAGAAGCTAGAGGAGTTTGAGGTGGAGGTGGTCCGCTCTTACGCCGTCCTCGGCGACGTGGACTTCGTGCTCATCATCGACGCGCCCGACCGCGACGCTGCGGCACAGGCCGCCATCACGATCGGCAGCTACGGTTTCACGACCGAGACGAACGAGCTCATCCCGGTCGAGGAGTTCGCCGGCCTCGTCGGCGACTTCTGA
- a CDS encoding cation:proton antiporter gives MSRPALLAVPEIPIDEPVFVFTLAIAAFLIGPLVVKRLGQPGIVGVVLLGAALGPGGTGLVEHGSAIVLLGEVGLIYLLFTVGLELDLRGFSEDPEGAAIFGLTSFFLPLSVGTAAGVVVLGLDLWAALLLAAVFASHTLLAYPIVNQYGITQNPAVTAVFGGILFTDTLALVVLAIVVGAIDGGLTPILFAEIFLSIAILFAATWFLAPPLARWFFQNTSEESYFEFLLVVALFFAAASLAELLDIAPILGAFVAGLALNRLIPGGGTLRTRIEFVGNALFIPFFLVHVGMLVDFGVILDGLATLQVAATIIAVMIAMKYVAAWTVSRIQGYDKNERGVIFGLSTGQAAAALAITLIGFEEGLFTEAVLNAVVLMLLVTAVVSPWLTERAGQRLALGQEVEFGGGAAMDPRILLPLSQHADLQRRLLEFAFVLKGEERDEPVHLLTVVRPNAGGPTESVLAETQEKLEGITAVGSEAEVPVDAQTRINHNPASGIVQSALEVQANLILMGWDAGRSMSQRMFGGVIDQVLATTRLPVLVARLGHPINTTKRLFVVVPSGIDHHEGFFETVHLVKKLADRLGVSLTVLTVEGDPENYDELFELVEPEASATFSQLAGWGELLPTLSEAAEPDDLIAVLSSRPGEVGWHNELRNLPGRLRELPPESFVMLYPREGDPEYDRQFLRFD, from the coding sequence ATGTCCCGCCCCGCTCTCCTCGCCGTCCCCGAGATTCCGATCGACGAGCCGGTCTTCGTCTTCACGCTCGCGATCGCCGCCTTCCTGATCGGCCCGCTGGTCGTGAAGCGACTCGGCCAGCCTGGCATCGTCGGCGTCGTCCTCCTCGGCGCGGCGCTCGGCCCCGGCGGGACCGGTCTGGTCGAACACGGCTCCGCGATCGTCCTCCTCGGCGAAGTCGGGCTGATCTACCTGCTCTTTACGGTGGGCCTCGAACTCGACCTCCGCGGGTTCTCCGAGGACCCGGAGGGCGCGGCGATCTTCGGCCTGACGAGCTTCTTCCTCCCGCTCTCGGTCGGGACGGCGGCTGGCGTGGTCGTCCTCGGCCTCGACCTCTGGGCGGCGCTGTTGCTCGCGGCGGTCTTCGCCTCGCACACGCTGCTCGCCTACCCGATCGTCAACCAGTACGGGATCACACAGAACCCGGCGGTCACCGCGGTGTTCGGCGGGATCCTCTTCACCGACACGCTCGCGCTGGTCGTGCTCGCGATCGTCGTCGGCGCGATCGACGGCGGGCTCACTCCCATCCTCTTCGCCGAGATCTTCCTCTCGATCGCGATCCTCTTCGCGGCCACCTGGTTCCTCGCGCCGCCGCTCGCCCGGTGGTTCTTCCAGAACACGAGCGAGGAGAGCTACTTCGAGTTCCTGCTCGTGGTCGCGCTCTTCTTCGCCGCGGCGAGCCTCGCCGAACTGCTCGACATCGCACCGATCCTCGGGGCGTTCGTCGCCGGCCTCGCGCTCAACCGGCTGATCCCCGGCGGTGGGACCCTCAGAACGAGGATCGAGTTCGTCGGGAACGCGCTGTTCATCCCCTTCTTCCTCGTTCACGTCGGGATGCTCGTCGACTTCGGGGTGATCCTCGACGGGCTGGCGACGCTCCAGGTCGCCGCGACGATCATCGCCGTGATGATCGCGATGAAGTACGTCGCCGCCTGGACGGTCAGTCGGATCCAGGGCTACGACAAGAACGAACGCGGCGTGATCTTCGGGCTCTCAACGGGCCAGGCCGCCGCCGCGCTCGCGATCACGCTCATCGGCTTCGAGGAGGGGCTGTTCACCGAGGCGGTGTTGAACGCCGTGGTGCTGATGCTGCTCGTCACGGCGGTCGTGAGCCCGTGGCTGACCGAACGCGCCGGCCAGCGCCTCGCGCTCGGCCAGGAGGTCGAGTTCGGCGGCGGCGCGGCGATGGACCCGCGGATCCTCCTGCCGCTCTCCCAGCACGCCGACCTCCAGCGGCGGCTGCTCGAGTTCGCGTTCGTCCTCAAGGGCGAGGAGCGCGACGAACCGGTCCACCTGCTCACGGTCGTCCGGCCGAACGCGGGCGGGCCCACCGAGTCGGTGCTCGCGGAGACCCAGGAGAAACTGGAGGGGATCACGGCAGTCGGCAGCGAGGCAGAGGTGCCGGTCGACGCCCAGACGCGGATCAACCACAACCCCGCCTCGGGGATCGTCCAGAGCGCGCTCGAGGTGCAGGCGAACCTGATCCTGATGGGCTGGGACGCGGGCCGGTCGATGAGCCAGCGGATGTTCGGCGGCGTCATCGATCAGGTGCTCGCCACCACCAGGCTCCCCGTGCTGGTCGCCCGGCTGGGCCACCCGATCAACACGACGAAACGGCTGTTCGTCGTCGTTCCCAGCGGCATCGACCACCACGAGGGCTTCTTCGAGACCGTCCACCTCGTGAAAAAGCTCGCCGACCGCCTCGGCGTCTCGCTCACCGTCCTCACCGTTGAGGGCGACCCGGAGAACTACGACGAGTTGTTCGAGCTGGTCGAGCCGGAGGCGAGCGCCACGTTCAGCCAGCTCGCCGGCTGGGGCGAGCTGCTCCCGACGCTCTCCGAGGCGGCCGAGCCCGACGACCTGATCGCCGTGCTCTCCTCGCGGCCGGGCGAGGTCGGCTGGCACAACGAGCTCCGGAACCTGCCGGGGAGGCTCCGCGAACTCCCGCCCGAGTCGTTCGTGATGCTCTACCCGCGCGAGGGCGACCCCGAGTACGACCGACAGTTCCTCCGGTTCGACTGA
- a CDS encoding GNAT family N-acetyltransferase has protein sequence MDVDLELREARPEDHEAVAAITEDTWPDREGEDYLARVYPEWIEGEERETFVLDAGTELAGIAQCVSLSEYEAWCQGMRMNPEYRGRGISKRLSEALFDWACEQGATVARNMVFSWNVAGLGQSRSVGFEPVTEFRWATPEPDPDAEADLRVREDPKLAWHAWVESDAAAHLRGLALDTDESWALSRLTPADLERASEEAAVFAVLDDGVGGMAHRVRVSQHGEDAERVAIYGTAVWESVEASRALVAAIARDAAEVGADSTRALLPETPRYVSDAAYARSGISDEPDFVLGADLTRR, from the coding sequence ATGGACGTAGACCTGGAGCTACGCGAGGCACGCCCGGAGGACCACGAGGCGGTCGCGGCTATCACCGAGGACACCTGGCCGGACCGGGAGGGCGAGGACTACCTCGCGCGGGTCTACCCGGAGTGGATCGAGGGCGAGGAGCGGGAGACGTTCGTCCTCGACGCAGGGACAGAGCTCGCCGGCATCGCCCAGTGCGTGTCACTCAGCGAGTACGAGGCGTGGTGTCAGGGGATGCGGATGAACCCCGAGTACAGGGGCCGGGGCATCTCGAAGCGGCTGAGCGAGGCGCTGTTCGACTGGGCGTGCGAGCAGGGCGCGACCGTCGCGCGGAACATGGTCTTCTCGTGGAACGTCGCGGGGCTCGGCCAGTCGAGATCGGTCGGCTTCGAGCCGGTCACCGAGTTCCGGTGGGCGACGCCCGAGCCGGATCCCGACGCCGAAGCGGACCTCCGGGTCCGTGAGGACCCGAAACTCGCCTGGCACGCCTGGGTCGAGAGCGACGCCGCGGCCCACCTTCGGGGGCTCGCGCTCGACACCGACGAGTCGTGGGCGCTCTCGCGGCTCACGCCCGCGGATCTGGAGCGCGCTTCGGAGGAGGCGGCCGTCTTCGCCGTCCTCGACGACGGGGTCGGGGGGATGGCCCACCGGGTTCGCGTCTCCCAGCACGGGGAGGACGCGGAGCGGGTCGCGATCTACGGGACGGCAGTCTGGGAGTCGGTCGAGGCGTCGAGGGCGCTGGTCGCCGCGATCGCGCGGGACGCCGCCGAGGTCGGCGCCGACTCGACGAGAGCGTTGCTCCCGGAGACCCCCCGGTACGTCTCGGACGCCGCCTACGCGCGTTCGGGCATCTCCGACGAGCCGGATTTCGTCCTCGGGGCGGACCTCACCCGCCGCTGA
- a CDS encoding helix-turn-helix transcriptional regulator, which produces MIGETLSGLGVLFALGTGLSAGVLAALSWRVFRGSPVGSSLATLAAVMSLATIYHTSVLVTGAEAHEPGLLGTAMYLAALGACYVIVRTHRRIAVPIRGYRRFALLAVVGGVGFAVGGFTTKLLLSEAVHWVHGGSALFLCVGLYGTLETHLGNDRWLDRLVREPHRARSAEWMRPLDDAILEVLSRSGLVLTPAVIAFNLGYSREEVNRRIRKLEERGFVERIERGKYRLATRGERSPRYPTRTDGHGTATGRSSDDRTPDS; this is translated from the coding sequence ATGATCGGTGAGACCCTGTCCGGTCTCGGGGTGCTGTTCGCGCTCGGGACGGGGCTCTCCGCCGGCGTCCTCGCGGCGCTGTCGTGGCGGGTGTTTCGCGGGTCCCCGGTGGGATCGAGCCTCGCGACGCTCGCGGCGGTGATGTCGCTCGCGACGATCTATCACACGTCGGTGCTGGTCACCGGAGCCGAGGCTCACGAGCCTGGACTCCTCGGCACCGCGATGTATCTCGCTGCACTCGGCGCGTGCTACGTCATCGTCCGCACACATCGGCGGATCGCCGTTCCGATCCGGGGCTACCGCCGGTTCGCGCTCCTCGCGGTCGTAGGTGGAGTGGGCTTTGCCGTCGGCGGATTCACGACGAAGCTCCTCCTCTCCGAAGCGGTCCACTGGGTACACGGCGGCTCCGCGCTCTTCCTTTGTGTCGGACTCTACGGCACGCTGGAGACTCACCTCGGGAACGACCGGTGGCTCGACCGGCTCGTCCGGGAGCCACACAGGGCGCGCTCGGCGGAGTGGATGCGTCCGCTCGACGACGCGATCCTTGAGGTGCTCTCCCGGTCGGGGCTGGTGCTCACTCCCGCAGTGATCGCGTTCAACCTCGGCTACAGCCGCGAGGAGGTGAACCGACGGATCCGCAAACTCGAAGAGCGCGGGTTCGTCGAGCGGATCGAGCGTGGGAAGTACAGGCTCGCGACGAGGGGCGAACGATCGCCTCGCTATCCCACCCGAACCGACGGGCACGGCACCGCGACCGGCCGGTCCTCGGACGATCGAACCCCGGATTCCTGA
- a CDS encoding potassium transporter TrkA, whose product MPDSLAVQILVGVYVGVLTGVLPALVSWALGFSFRYVTGVTIPGLAVVAVGAALAGVSGGLLGLLDPEIAETPVAVTAVLIVLMASLWAHDQGDKTAQQVPRRLTLATIRDRTLPTELVERVGGFGEVSIEVETIGEHTEGALSEERREAIVGERFRFPADLTVGEIEGRLADRLAALHDLADVSVTIDGHGRASVLAAPAGARLSRRLGEGQRAVSVRTLVPPGLARGDEVRVGSEGPTATVVSDPGPEEDGEEGVGRVALGADRSTARTLLDRERADLLVLPRGERPVERLAAALGRNGGAIERVRVSDDGRGARIERGVDAGDLAVLAVRQSDGTLHREIERVEAGEEAFLAGRREALRSVRGDAE is encoded by the coding sequence ATGCCCGACTCGCTTGCCGTCCAGATCCTCGTCGGGGTCTACGTCGGCGTGCTCACGGGGGTGTTGCCGGCGCTGGTCTCCTGGGCGCTCGGCTTCTCGTTCAGGTACGTCACGGGGGTGACGATACCGGGTCTCGCGGTCGTCGCGGTCGGTGCGGCGCTTGCGGGCGTCTCCGGCGGCCTCCTGGGACTGCTCGACCCCGAGATCGCGGAGACGCCCGTCGCGGTGACCGCGGTGTTGATCGTGCTGATGGCGTCGCTCTGGGCGCACGATCAGGGCGACAAGACCGCCCAACAAGTCCCGAGACGGCTCACCCTCGCCACGATCAGGGATCGGACCCTACCGACGGAACTCGTCGAGCGCGTCGGCGGCTTCGGCGAGGTGAGCATCGAGGTGGAGACGATCGGGGAACACACCGAGGGAGCGCTCTCCGAGGAGCGCCGAGAGGCGATCGTCGGCGAACGGTTCCGGTTCCCGGCGGACCTGACCGTGGGCGAGATCGAGGGACGGCTGGCCGATCGCCTCGCGGCACTCCACGACCTCGCCGACGTCTCGGTCACGATCGACGGGCACGGACGGGCGAGCGTCCTCGCCGCACCCGCCGGCGCACGGCTCTCGCGCCGACTCGGGGAGGGCCAGCGCGCGGTCTCCGTGCGAACGCTCGTCCCGCCTGGGCTCGCCCGGGGCGACGAGGTCCGCGTCGGATCGGAGGGGCCCACCGCGACGGTCGTGAGCGATCCGGGACCCGAGGAGGACGGAGAGGAAGGGGTCGGCAGGGTCGCTCTGGGGGCCGATCGGTCGACGGCGCGGACGCTCCTCGACCGGGAGCGGGCCGACCTGCTGGTGCTCCCCCGTGGCGAACGGCCGGTCGAGAGGCTCGCGGCCGCGCTCGGACGGAACGGCGGCGCGATCGAGCGGGTCCGGGTGTCGGACGACGGACGCGGGGCCCGGATCGAGCGTGGCGTCGATGCCGGCGACCTCGCGGTGCTCGCGGTCCGACAGTCGGACGGCACCCTCCATCGGGAGATCGAACGGGTGGAGGCGGGCGAGGAGGCCTTCCTCGCCGGGAGGCGGGAGGCGCTGCGTTCGGTCCGGGGGGACGCCGAATGA
- a CDS encoding SHOCT domain-containing protein, with the protein MSIESRIEAWGRRVLRSPLWVGLAITAILVVPTFLVPGVALWIGIVSLLTLTPLVLFGTYLAYYLLGRFTGLLDGDEGSHDESREADSPIAVLKHRYAVGEIDEETFERKLDRLLDAGSPPGREGGPRREADLLRE; encoded by the coding sequence ATGTCAATCGAGTCGAGAATCGAGGCGTGGGGGCGGCGGGTTCTCCGCTCGCCGCTCTGGGTGGGGCTCGCGATCACGGCGATCCTGGTCGTTCCGACGTTCCTCGTCCCGGGAGTTGCCCTCTGGATCGGGATCGTCTCCCTGCTCACGCTCACGCCGCTGGTCCTGTTCGGTACCTACCTCGCGTACTACCTGCTCGGGCGGTTCACCGGCCTGCTCGACGGGGACGAGGGGAGTCACGACGAGAGCCGCGAGGCCGACTCCCCGATCGCGGTGCTCAAACACCGGTACGCGGTCGGCGAGATCGACGAGGAGACGTTCGAGCGAAAGCTCGATCGACTCCTCGACGCCGGTTCTCCCCCGGGTCGGGAGGGCGGTCCGCGTCGAGAGGCCGACCTCCTGCGGGAGTGA
- the gatD gene encoding Glu-tRNA(Gln) amidotransferase subunit GatD, which translates to MNAAEGDRVRVRGGERDIKGVLMPSSSHDHLVVKLDGGYNVGVERASASVDVLEEGVYDVDGESSGDSVVEFDDSLPTISLISTGGTIASTVDYRTGAVTAQFDAEDVLRAVPDLAGRANFRGRVVANILSENMTPEVWSDLAHAVYEEIEAGADGVVVMHGTDTMQFTASALAFALDTPVPIVFTGSQRSADRPSSDNVMNAVCAVEAAKSDIAEVLVCMHASESDDVCALHRGTRVRKNHTSRRDAFETVGGEPLATVDYATEEIEVRGEYTERGERELALDAGLETDVLLLKFTPGTDPSILGHVEGSAGLVLEGTGLGHVHTDWIPRIADLVEDGTTVVMTSQCIEGRVCDRVYDTGRDLLDAGVIEAGDTLPGTAKVKLMWALARDGSTAELFSTSTAGELTDRSVPWT; encoded by the coding sequence ATGAACGCAGCCGAAGGCGACCGGGTTCGCGTCCGCGGCGGGGAGCGGGATATAAAAGGCGTCCTCATGCCCTCGAGTTCCCACGACCACCTCGTCGTGAAACTCGACGGCGGCTACAACGTCGGCGTCGAGCGCGCGTCGGCGAGCGTCGACGTCCTTGAGGAAGGTGTCTACGACGTCGACGGCGAGAGTTCGGGCGACTCCGTCGTCGAGTTCGACGACTCGCTGCCGACGATATCGCTGATCAGTACCGGTGGGACGATCGCCTCGACGGTCGACTACCGAACCGGAGCGGTGACCGCACAGTTCGACGCCGAGGACGTCCTGCGGGCGGTGCCCGACCTCGCAGGTCGGGCGAACTTTCGAGGGAGGGTCGTCGCGAACATCCTCTCGGAGAATATGACGCCGGAGGTCTGGTCGGACCTCGCCCACGCGGTGTACGAGGAGATCGAGGCGGGTGCCGACGGCGTCGTCGTCATGCACGGCACCGACACGATGCAGTTCACGGCGAGTGCGCTCGCGTTCGCCCTCGACACTCCCGTGCCGATCGTCTTCACCGGAAGCCAGCGCTCGGCGGATCGGCCCTCCTCGGACAACGTGATGAACGCGGTCTGTGCGGTCGAGGCGGCGAAGAGCGATATCGCCGAGGTGCTCGTCTGTATGCACGCGAGCGAGTCCGACGACGTCTGTGCGCTCCACCGGGGGACCAGGGTCAGAAAGAACCACACGTCGCGGCGCGACGCCTTCGAGACCGTGGGTGGAGAGCCGCTCGCGACGGTCGACTACGCGACCGAGGAGATCGAGGTTCGAGGCGAGTACACCGAGCGCGGCGAACGTGAGTTGGCGCTCGACGCCGGGCTGGAGACCGACGTCCTCCTGCTGAAGTTCACGCCTGGGACCGATCCCTCCATACTCGGTCACGTCGAGGGATCGGCGGGGCTCGTCCTCGAGGGGACGGGGCTGGGTCACGTCCACACCGACTGGATCCCGCGGATCGCCGACCTCGTCGAGGACGGAACGACCGTCGTGATGACGAGTCAGTGCATCGAGGGGCGGGTCTGTGACCGGGTCTACGACACCGGCCGGGACCTGCTCGACGCCGGCGTGATCGAGGCCGGGGACACCCTCCCCGGGACGGCGAAGGTGAAGCTGATGTGGGCGCTCGCACGGGACGGCAGCACGGCGGAGCTGTTCTCGACCTCGACCGCGGGCGAGCTCACCGATCGGTCCGTGCCATGGACGTAG
- a CDS encoding metal-dependent hydrolase has protein sequence MADLLTHVLVGYSLATLLSFRYEWLSPRYVTVAMAGSLIPDMNRAELFVSGRAVEAALGVPFSWGAFHTMGGSLLAVAVGALLVRPGIRVRVAALLFLGMASHHALDLLLINPSGHSYAAFWPITGYNPPTPNLYLSSDRWPAAVSGALAAGIWYVRYRSPFATGSRTEGR, from the coding sequence ATGGCTGACCTGCTGACACACGTCCTCGTCGGCTACTCGCTCGCGACGTTGCTCTCGTTCCGGTACGAGTGGCTCTCGCCACGCTACGTCACCGTCGCGATGGCCGGTTCACTGATCCCGGACATGAACCGTGCGGAGCTGTTCGTGAGCGGACGGGCCGTCGAAGCCGCCCTCGGGGTTCCGTTCTCGTGGGGAGCGTTCCACACGATGGGTGGCTCGCTCCTCGCCGTCGCGGTCGGCGCACTGCTCGTCCGTCCGGGGATCCGGGTGCGCGTCGCCGCGCTGCTCTTCCTCGGGATGGCCTCACACCACGCGCTCGACCTCCTCCTGATCAACCCCTCGGGTCACTCCTACGCCGCCTTCTGGCCGATCACGGGCTACAACCCACCGACGCCGAACCTCTATCTCAGCTCCGATCGCTGGCCCGCCGCCGTATCGGGTGCGCTCGCGGCCGGTATCTGGTACGTGCGGTACCGGAGCCCGTTCGCCACCGGATCCCGAACCGAAGGCCGATAA
- a CDS encoding DUF7563 family protein, with protein sequence MPLCNSCERFVTPEFARVFGDNDDRIDGCLHCETARALQRGGAVGDGHATREGL encoded by the coding sequence ATGCCCCTCTGTAACTCCTGCGAGCGCTTCGTCACCCCCGAGTTCGCCCGGGTGTTCGGCGACAACGACGACCGGATCGACGGCTGTCTCCACTGTGAGACCGCTCGAGCCCTCCAGCGAGGCGGCGCGGTCGGGGACGGTCACGCGACGAGGGAGGGCCTCTAG
- a CDS encoding DUF305 domain-containing protein has protein sequence MTLDTSRRRVLYLIGATGATGSVAAAGSHDDDDGSDRSDDQGDHGEDRDDDEDEDEDRDDRHDGELNEADVRFLQMMIPHHEQATEMAELVLGRTNRSELCALAEEVIEAQEAEMGTMEEWLETHGHDPHDHEMDHDEMDGMLTDEAMDELAAAEGDEFDRLFLSGMIHHHEGAIVMAEDVLAEGEDGDVRQLAEEVIEVQEAEIETMRKWCRDWF, from the coding sequence ATGACACTCGATACGAGCAGACGACGCGTGCTGTACCTGATCGGAGCCACCGGGGCGACCGGATCCGTCGCCGCCGCGGGCAGTCACGACGATGACGACGGCTCCGACCGGAGCGATGACCAGGGTGACCACGGAGAGGATCGCGACGATGACGAGGACGAGGACGAAGATCGCGACGATCGCCACGACGGGGAGCTGAACGAAGCGGACGTTCGCTTCCTGCAGATGATGATCCCGCACCACGAGCAGGCGACGGAGATGGCCGAACTGGTCCTCGGTCGTACGAATCGGAGCGAACTCTGTGCGCTCGCGGAGGAGGTTATCGAGGCCCAGGAGGCGGAGATGGGGACGATGGAGGAGTGGCTCGAAACCCACGGTCACGACCCCCACGACCACGAGATGGACCACGACGAGATGGACGGAATGCTCACCGACGAGGCGATGGACGAGCTCGCTGCGGCCGAGGGCGACGAGTTCGACCGGCTGTTCCTCTCGGGGATGATCCACCACCACGAGGGGGCGATCGTGATGGCCGAGGACGTCCTCGCCGAAGGTGAGGACGGGGACGTGAGACAGCTCGCAGAGGAGGTCATCGAGGTCCAGGAGGCGGAGATCGAGACGATGCGAAAGTGGTGTCGAGACTGGTTCTGA
- a CDS encoding potassium transporter TrkA, with protein MSATVEAIRLVGLAALSGVVAGGVAVGWRWYTRERLPGRLAVLVGLSAVALVLNSVVALSQFIDVGPDPLSVTRALLTVATFVAAGGTALAGRGLGDRFAENSTALVGARAVDGEVSPLVTTVGRLITVDLPTPVEDAEGYEPISEDRKAALAGKTLLFPRGLTVSELEGRFETRLREDYGVGYTDVSIEPDGTITHLAVGRRASGLGAGLPGGTVAVAVRADPAPEAGPGDRVALWTGDGDPTRLCTGEVRSVSGDVVSVAVRSERASALDRETHYRLVTLPRRERPERELATLFERAGWGVDVVEVGEGREGWSVGAIGGSVVAVEFDTGVELSPGPDRPLEAGERLYVIERTERKEGRLGAFRPR; from the coding sequence ATGAGCGCGACCGTCGAGGCGATCAGGCTGGTCGGCCTCGCGGCGCTCTCGGGCGTCGTCGCGGGCGGGGTCGCCGTCGGCTGGCGGTGGTACACGCGAGAGCGGCTCCCCGGACGGCTGGCGGTGCTCGTCGGGCTCTCGGCGGTCGCGCTCGTCCTCAACTCGGTCGTCGCGCTCTCGCAGTTCATCGACGTGGGGCCGGACCCGCTCTCTGTCACGCGCGCGCTGCTCACCGTGGCGACGTTCGTCGCCGCCGGGGGGACCGCGCTCGCCGGTCGGGGCCTCGGGGACCGGTTCGCGGAGAACTCGACGGCGCTCGTCGGCGCGCGCGCCGTCGACGGCGAGGTGAGCCCGCTGGTCACGACGGTCGGCCGGCTGATCACCGTCGACCTCCCCACGCCGGTCGAGGACGCCGAGGGGTACGAACCGATCTCGGAGGACCGAAAGGCGGCGCTGGCGGGGAAGACCCTGCTCTTCCCGCGCGGTCTCACCGTCTCGGAGCTGGAGGGGCGCTTCGAGACACGCCTGCGAGAGGACTACGGCGTCGGCTACACGGACGTCTCGATCGAGCCCGACGGTACGATCACGCATCTCGCGGTCGGGCGCCGCGCGTCGGGGCTGGGTGCCGGACTCCCGGGTGGGACGGTCGCGGTGGCGGTCCGCGCCGACCCCGCACCCGAGGCGGGGCCGGGCGACCGGGTCGCGCTCTGGACGGGGGACGGGGACCCGACGCGGCTCTGTACGGGAGAGGTGCGCAGCGTCTCCGGTGATGTGGTGAGCGTCGCAGTCAGGAGCGAGCGGGCCTCGGCGCTCGATCGGGAGACGCACTACCGGCTGGTGACGCTGCCGAGACGCGAGCGGCCCGAACGGGAGCTCGCGACGCTGTTCGAGCGGGCGGGCTGGGGGGTCGACGTGGTGGAGGTCGGGGAGGGCCGCGAGGGGTGGTCGGTCGGAGCAATCGGGGGGAGCGTCGTCGCCGTCGAGTTCGACACCGGGGTCGAGCTGTCGCCGGGGCCCGACCGACCGCTGGAAGCGGGCGAACGGCTGTACGTGATCGAGCGAACGGAGAGAAAGGAAGGGCGGTTGGGCGCGTTCAGGCCGCGATGA
- a CDS encoding TrmB family transcriptional regulator, with protein sequence MSATASYHHTEPTIDDLPAELDSAGSKLVYLYLDVTGDATIDDLQRSLGMKKLALYPVLDTLSAEGLVEREGETFIAA encoded by the coding sequence ATGAGCGCCACAGCGTCCTACCACCACACCGAACCGACGATCGACGACCTCCCGGCCGAACTCGACTCCGCCGGCTCGAAGCTGGTCTACCTCTACCTCGACGTCACCGGCGACGCGACGATCGACGACCTCCAGCGCTCGCTCGGGATGAAGAAGCTCGCGCTCTACCCGGTCCTCGACACGCTCTCGGCGGAGGGCCTCGTCGAGCGCGAGGGCGAGACGTTCATCGCGGCCTGA
- a CDS encoding ubiquitin-like small modifier protein 1: protein MNWKLFADLAEAAGEKELPVAADPGDTVSEALDALLADYPALAERVLTEEGELEEHINLLRNGRNVHTAEAGLETELEAGDELALFPPVSGG, encoded by the coding sequence ATGAACTGGAAGCTCTTCGCGGACCTCGCGGAGGCAGCGGGAGAGAAGGAGCTGCCGGTAGCAGCCGATCCCGGCGACACCGTGAGCGAAGCGCTCGACGCGCTCTTGGCGGACTACCCCGCGCTCGCCGAGCGCGTGCTCACCGAGGAGGGAGAGCTCGAAGAGCACATCAACCTGCTTCGCAACGGGCGGAACGTCCACACGGCGGAGGCTGGCCTCGAGACCGAACTGGAGGCGGGCGACGAACTCGCGCTCTTCCCTCCGGTCAGCGGCGGGTGA